CGTAAAAAGGAAATACGCGGCGATAAAAATAGTATAAAAAAGGCGCGCTTAAAGCGTGGAAGGCATTTTTAGCAGCGGCGAGGGCGAGCTATCCGCGAAATGCGTTTTTACCCAGTCGAGTGTTTTGCGCTGGCCTGGAAAAGTAAGCAATTCGTGGGCGTCAGCAAAGCTGACCCAGCGGTATTCGCTGTGCTCGTGGTTGAGCGTTATCTCGCAGGCTTCATCGACGTACGCAACAAACACCGGCGCGACGGTGATGGCGTCGCGGTGCGCTTCGTAAAACTGCTCGCAGCAGTCGGCGGAATAGAGTTCGCTAAGCTGCAAGCCCGTCTCTTCCCGGGCTTCACGCAACGCGGTTTGCCAGGCCGTTTCAGCGTGTTCGATGCCGCCCGCAATCTGGCACCACTGACCGTTGAGCATGTTACCGCTGCGTTTAAGCAGCAGAACGCGCCAGCCCGCAGCAAAGTTGCACAGCACAAACAGGGATATGGAAAAGCAGCGTATCGGGATTTCCTTACTCATTGTTTTCTCCGTGTTAATGGCTAAAAGCAGCACGATGAGGTGTCACAAGGGTTTGTCATGGTTTCGCGCAAATGGCCTTTTTCCTGATTTTTCACAACAACCAGGCAGCAGATCGGTTACACTCGCGGCACAGAAAAGCCACATGACAGGAGGTTTATATGCTGGAAAAATTGCGTACCCGCGAGGGGAAAAAATTTATCATTGCGGTGGTGATTGTATTCCTGGTTGCCGTGAGCGTCATTTCGAAAGTGACCTTCGAGGGCGTTGAAGATCAGTACAATTTGCCGATGGAATCCTGGACGGTAACGATGTTTATCATGCAGGGCGCATGGGTTGCCATCTACAGTCTGATGTTCACCATCATTGGTTCGCTCCCTTTTGGGTTCTATTTCCTCGGCCCGAAAGACGATCGCGGCTAATCCCTCCCGCCCTGGCGTGCTGCCGGGGCTGCCTCTCTTGCGTTCTTGAGCCTTAATCGAAATCGTGATCTCTCGCGTCCTCAGCGTAAAGCTCTGTTGTAATCCACGGCGACCGACAAGTTAACTGCCACTACATTCCCTGGTCCATGCAGGCTGCCGTTTCTCGCTTTAAAAAGCGTTTTTACCGCGCAATAACACTTTCACTAACAATTAAAGATCAAAAAATAACCGCCGATAGAGATCTCACAGGGAGTTCGTGCTGAAAGGAAGATGATGTAAAAGGCTGACTCCAGGAGAGCCGTAATGGCCAGAGAATTTGTGACCAAAAAAATGAGCACCCGCGCGCAAATGTTGCTGACGGGAGCCATCACCATCACCCTCGGTTTTGTGGTAACCATCGGGGTACTGAGCTGGCAGTCCAGCAGTGAACAAAAACACCTCGCCGAACAATATCTGCAAAAAATTGCGGAAAGCCAGGCGCTGACTGTCCAGCAACAGCTGAATTATGCCCGTGATGTGGCGCATAACCTCGGTCACAGTATGATTGCCTTGCCAGAAGCCGGGATAACTGACCGCCAGGCGGCAGATAAACTGCTTATCTCCGCCCTGCGCGATAATCCTGACTATCTCTCTATCTCGGTTATTTTTGAAGACAACGCTTAT
This genomic interval from Kosakonia sacchari SP1 contains the following:
- a CDS encoding NUDIX hydrolase; its protein translation is MSKEIPIRCFSISLFVLCNFAAGWRVLLLKRSGNMLNGQWCQIAGGIEHAETAWQTALREAREETGLQLSELYSADCCEQFYEAHRDAITVAPVFVAYVDEACEITLNHEHSEYRWVSFADAHELLTFPGQRKTLDWVKTHFADSSPSPLLKMPSTL
- a CDS encoding DUF2534 family protein, whose amino-acid sequence is MLEKLRTREGKKFIIAVVIVFLVAVSVISKVTFEGVEDQYNLPMESWTVTMFIMQGAWVAIYSLMFTIIGSLPFGFYFLGPKDDRG